A single Natranaerobius thermophilus JW/NM-WN-LF DNA region contains:
- a CDS encoding stalk domain-containing protein, whose product MFSKEKAKGFVMGMVFVLCIMLVSTVFAENVREQIEVLYDDITIFVNGFEREPEQEPFIYEGTTFVPLGFVSDALGEDVSWDGKEKNIYIGSKPGKNVIAMEDMDTHTATDRYFEGFHSFTTNTGEKFSNGYYFEREYGLRFMNMEYEYLLDSEYAQFKVLIAPSEKWQDREKEDNIGSFQFYADGEKIYDTGPISSDLTEPKEVKLDLTGVLRLKIEGEGRQLGFIEPQFIKK is encoded by the coding sequence GTGTTTTCCAAAGAAAAAGCAAAGGGTTTTGTAATGGGAATGGTTTTTGTTCTCTGTATTATGCTAGTATCAACAGTATTTGCTGAAAACGTCCGAGAACAAATTGAAGTGCTTTACGATGACATTACAATTTTTGTTAATGGTTTTGAACGGGAACCTGAACAGGAACCCTTTATTTATGAAGGCACTACCTTCGTTCCCCTTGGATTCGTGTCGGACGCTTTAGGGGAAGATGTGTCCTGGGATGGCAAAGAAAAGAATATTTACATTGGTTCTAAACCTGGTAAAAATGTAATCGCTATGGAAGATATGGATACTCACACTGCTACTGACAGATATTTTGAAGGTTTTCACTCATTTACTACCAACACAGGCGAGAAATTTTCCAATGGTTATTACTTTGAAAGAGAATATGGACTACGCTTTATGAACATGGAATACGAATACTTACTCGACAGTGAGTACGCACAATTCAAAGTTTTAATTGCTCCATCAGAAAAGTGGCAGGACCGGGAAAAAGAAGATAATATTGGTTCATTCCAATTTTATGCCGATGGCGAAAAGATTTACGATACAGGTCCAATTTCATCAGATCTAACTGAACCCAAGGAAGTAAAACTAGATCTCACAGGAGTACTTAGACTTAAAATAGAAGGCGAAGGCAGACAGCTTGGGTTTATAGAGCCCCAGTTTATAAAAAAATAG